A single Eremothecium sinecaudum strain ATCC 58844 chromosome VIII, complete sequence DNA region contains:
- a CDS encoding mitogen-activated protein kinase kinase kinase (Syntenic homolog of Ashbya gossypii AER264C; Syntenic homolog of Saccharomyces cerevisiae YCR073C (SSK22) and YNR031C (SSK2)) translates to MVGESQLSSNMSDKTEENIERAEVDEKTSGFEVLRRQNTSSGRLSPKSQVDMRATIFHDPQGIIRTPSGRASQNCSSLGPSKGKQESPQPVTTTPPSVGSSSTVTRKASMSGVSALPALKSVTHVLKSRSNSSSSNLRSSPESEHGNTPLMAVPPALVRSNSGMVFTGSNQSLVSTNTATGSGNVIVGNVAEGSVASNNSAQSTLRSAHKPVRRQYVFNEKLYLAMMKKSHVDDYYTRGIAPTLNDDEEDDTDFDTPDDNFDAEDVTFNTDLFAGKIDKIMEPYDDELVSMSTTQLIMKMNWLRKSDPDNPDIETPIEYLEMNAGHRDTRTSFQSQLETKLEAQTMLNKLSKNPLVQERLEWQTMLSNVLRGDIMRSEKTKLAKQRTTDELTTQYSDGIWLELKAWLYGRTVEEQKNWLRYLCASTDNLFTRIMNFRLADGIEIDDAVAQVESLLAEYYKVVPYWQTLQHMNKEKPITNSPAFKLHIEAMNTYVVIYKAFKTEVEALAQWIGNNDLDVKAACDTTEIDGLCDNKRSFAEQILKEKDIENIFQKKIFYRHSPWIFKAKLASLQYKEVSSEINLPSLDAYLITLLSFPLKLIKEITIIRLDYAQKLEKPTMMMIDQMIDDFKVYTKLAVQIKYTIQLYGRDQEFNTADVIDSSFDATVNEAIKYFFKLLNLKLVDSSKTSFKTFKEPEVLFSHWEDLKNVGCFIDGANEFVSMGFVHLTLRLLNKLHSYILNEQKFVDQVQNKEQCEKLIVASLEHIGTFERKINRFSNVLTKALQNEVTYRINNTQMLFQQLKETGHFLIYTGRYLEDNGIYLFGSRELLGQSPEKIIRILKGSDVGSDLIPKVTIKNSLNVYTACEQGFSSNPIFVQEHRPDGVSLYHVHSEAMKKNSSKFRHKQPNSVQYPYSSDDEEGELSALGLKLKSLGYLLAVCPGETILWDGEMYNLASENELKIIDFNMDIASNTVTLLNQGSTYSIDYQCDRFAHFVGNSVSVLERFCSITQAEKVLKKIRKAYFRITYRTLTNQIRIINSIKSRFQGFESLNSIFIFCRDFARNYLRSNIAPYEKRSVIIMLMLKLSIGWLTFLVDDCDPSDSKTYKWCVPAMEFAMQMTSGWNILGIDEEQFKNLKDKISGCMSLLISHFDILGVRSWEAEKTAVLQFRSNIDVEVDNEEEVCAINSKIRLKAIEELENATINTRRQVGKVLDATDKENKYLLSLASSLSNFSIRWQKRRFIGGGSFGSVYSVVNLDTGDILAVKEIKFTDRKTMKQVFPSIKDEMTVLEMLNHPNVVQYYGVEVHRDRVNIFMEYCEGGSLASLLEHGRIEDEMVTQVYTLQLLEGLAYLHESGVDHHDIKPENILLDFNGIIKYVDFGAAKLIANNGSQIIGDREHNENVQKQIGTPMYMSPEAISCSGHGKFGSGDIWSLGCVVLEMATGRRPWANLDNQWAIMYHVAAGRIPAFPNKNEMSPAGIAFLSRCLIQDPNKRSSAVELLMDPWIIEIRNIAFGDDAQELSEERAVKTE, encoded by the coding sequence GTCAGGTTTTGAAGTGTTAAGAAGGCAAAATACCTCTAGTGGGCGGCTTTCACCAAAAAGTCAAGTAGATATGAGGGCTACTATATTTCATGATCCTCAGGGAATTATCCGCACGCCATCAGGTCGGGCTAGTCAAAATTGCAGTTCTCTGGGGCCTTCGAAAGGGAAGCAAGAGAGTCCCCAACCAGTTACGACAACCCCGCCATCGGTGGGATCCTCTAGTACAGTCACTAGAAAGGCTAGCATGTCAGGTGTTTCTGCTTTACCTGCGTTAAAGTCTGTAACTCACGTTCTGAAATCAAGATCGAACTCTTCAAGTAGTAATTTACGGAGCTCACCAGAGTCTGAGCACGGTAATACTCCCTTGATGGCGGTTCCACCGGCACTAGTGAGGTCAAACTCGGGGATGGTGTTTACTGGGAGTAATCAGAGCCTCGTTTCTACGAATACAGCTACAGGGAGTGGTAATGTTATTGTGGGAAATGTAGCGGAGGGTTCTGTTGCATCAAATAACAGTGCTCAAAGCACTCTACGGTCAGCTCACAAACCTGTGCGCCGACAGTATGTGTTTAACGAGAAGCTGTATCTAGCTATGATGAAGAAAAGCCATGTGGATGATTATTATACGCGAGGCATTGCCCCTACGCTGAATGACGATGAGGAAGACGACACGGACTTTGACACGCCAGATGACAATTTCGATGCCGAGGATGTTACATTCAATACGGACCTTTTCGCGGGGAAGATAGACAAGATTATGGAGCCGTATGACGATGAGCTAGTCTCTATGAGCACCACTCAgctgataatgaagatgaattGGCTTAGAAAATCCGACCCCGATAATCCCGATATAGAGACGCCTATAGAGTATTTGGAAATGAATGCTGGTCACCGTGACACTCGTACATCTTTCCAGTCTCAATTAGAAACTAAGCTAGAGGCGCAAACAATGTTAAACAAACTCTCGAAAAATCCACTTGTGCAGGAGCGATTGGAATGGCAGACGATGTTATCGAATGTCTTAAGAGGTGATATAATGAGGTCCGAGAAAACTAAATTGGCTAAGCAAAGGACTACGGACGAACTAACGACGCAATATAGCGATGGGATTTGGTTAGAATTGAAAGCCTGGTTGTATGGCAGGACTGTAGAAGAGCAGAAGAATTGGCTTCGATATTTATGTGCCTCTACAGATAATTTGTTCACGAGAATTATGAATTTTAGACTAGCTGATGGCATAGAAATTGACGATGCTGTGGCGCAAGTTGAGAGTTTACTTGCGGAGTACTATAAAGTCGTACCATATTGGCAAACCCTACAACACATGAATAAAGAGAAGCCCATAACGAATTCTCCTGCGTTCAAGTTACATATAGAAGCGATGAACACTTATGTGGTTATTTATAAAGCGTTTAAAACTGAAGTAGAAGCTTTAGCTCAGTGGATTGGTAACAATGATCTCGATGTTAAAGCAGCATGTGATACAACCGAGATTGATGGGTTGTGCGATAATAAGAGGTCATTTGCAGAACAAATTCTAAAAGAGAAGGATATTGAAAACATTtttcagaagaagatattctACCGTCATTCTCCATGGATATTCAAAGCAAAGCTTGCGAGCCTTCAATATAAGGAAGTCAGTTCGGAAATAAACTTGCCTTCTCTTGATGCATATTTGATAACACTACTCTCGTTTCCTTTGAAACTTATAAAGGAAATAACGATAATTCGGCTAGATTACGCTCAAAAATTAGAAAAACCAACAATGATGATGATTGATCAGATGATAGACGACTTTAAAGTCTACACAAAACTTGCAGTGCAAATTAAATACACCATTCAACTCTATGGAAGAGACCAAGAGTTTAATACCGCTGATGTTATAGATAGTAGTTTTGATGCAACTGTCAACGAGGCTATAAAATACTTCTTTAAGCTACTGAATTTGAAATTAGTTGACTCTTCAAAAACTTCTTTCAAAACTTTTAAGGAACCAGAGGTATTATTTTCTCATTGGGAAGATCTTAAGAACGTTGGCTGTTTTATTGATGGCGCCAACGAATTCGTATCTATGGGGTTTGTGCATTTAACACTTCGACTATTGAACAAGCTGCATTCATATATCCTCAACGAACAAAAATTTGTGGATCAAGTTCAAAATAAAGAGCAGTGTGAGAAGTTGATAGTTGCTTCATTGGAGCATATTGGTACTTTTGAAAGGAAAATTAATAGATTCTCTAATGTTTTGACTAAAGCTCTCCAAAATGAAGTGACTTATAGGATTAATAATACCCAAATGTTATTCCAGCAGTTAAAAGAAACTGGGCATTTTCTGATCTATACTGGGAGGTATCTCGAAGATAATGGCATTTATCTATTTGGAAGTCGAGAATTGCTAGGGCAATCTCCAGAGAAAATAATACGCATTTTAAAAGGGTCTGATGTTGGATCCGACTTAATCCCTAAAGTCACTATAAAGAACAGCTTAAATGTTTATACTGCATGCGAACAAGGTTTTAGTTCAAATCCTATCTTTGTACAAGAGCACAGGCCTGATGGTGTCTCATTGTACCATGTTCACTCAGAGGCCATGAAAAAAAATAGCTCCAAATTCAGGCATAAACAACCTAATTCTGTCCAATACCCATATAGCTCGGATGACGAGGAAGGTGAATTATCAGCATTGGGATTGAAATTAAAATCGCTGGGGTATTTACTTGCTGTCTGTCCAGGTGAAACGATATTATGGGATGGTGAAATGTATAACCTAGCTTCGGAGAATGAATTGAAAATTATTGATTTCAACATGGACATTGCCTCAAACACTGTTACCCTTTTAAACCAAGGTTCTACATATTCAATAGATTATCAGTGTGACAGATTTGCTCACTTTGTTGGAAATTCTGTTTCAGTGTTAGAGCGCTTCTGTTCGATTACCCAAGCTGAAAAGGTTTTAAAAAAGATTAGAAAGGCATATTTCAGGATCACGTATCGTACTTTGACAAATCAGATTAGAATTATTAATTCTATCAAATCAAGGTTTCAAGGCTTTGAGTCTCTGAATAGtatcttcatcttctgtAGAGATTTTGCAAGAAACTATCTCCGGTCTAATATTGCACCTTATGAAAAGCGTTCGGTGATTATTATGTTAATGTTGAAGCTAAGTATTGGTTGGTTAACGTTTTTAGTGGATGACTGTGATCCAAGTGACTCCAAAACTTACAAATGGTGTGTCCCTGCAATGGAGTTTGCGATGCAAATGACAAGTGGATGGAATATCCTTGGCATTGATGAGGAACAATTCAAGAATTTGAAAGATAAGATTTCTGGATGTATGTCTCTGCTTATTTCACATTTCGATATTCTTGGTGTGCGGTCGTGGGAGGCAGAGAAGACCGCTGTTCTTCAATTCAGGTCAAATATTGATGTTGAAGTAGACAACGAGGAAGAGGTATGTGCTATTAATTCCAAAATACGGTTAAAGGCTATAGAAGAACTTGAAAACGCTACAATAAATACACGGCGTCAAGTGGGTAAGGTTTTGGATGCTACAGATAAGGAAAACAAATATTTATTGTCATTGGCCTCCTCGTTGTCGAACTTTTCAATTAGATGGCAGAAGCGTCGCTTCATTGGCGGAGGTTCTTTTGGCTCCGTTTATTCAGTTGTCAATCTAGATACAGGTGACATATTAGCCGTAAAAGAGATCAAGTTCACAGACAGGAAAACGATGAAGCAGGTATTCCCCTCTATCAAAGACGAGATGACTGTTTTAGAAATGTTAAACCATCCAAACGTTGTGCAATACTATGGAGTTGAGGTTCACAGAGACAGAGTTAATATATTTATGGAATACTGTGAGGGTGGTTCGCTTGCTAGCTTGCTAGAACATGGTCGtattgaagatgaaatgGTAACACAGGTTTATACACTGCAGCTCTTAGAAGGCTTGGCATATCTACATGAGTCTGGAGTCGATCATCATGATATCAAACCGGAAAACATCTTGCTGGATTTTAATGGCATTATCAAATATGTGGACTTCGGTGCTGCGAAACTAATCGCAAATAACGGCTCTCAGATAATTGGAGATAGAGAACataatgaaaacgtccAGAAACAAATAGGTACTCCTATGTATATGTCCCCAGAGGCTATTAGCTGCTCTGGTCATGGAAAGTTTGGTTCAGGCGACATTTGGTCTTTGGGTTGTGTTGTATTAGAGATGGCTACTGGAAGAAGACCATGGGCCAATCTCGATAACCAGTGGGCTATAATGTATCACGTCGCTGCAGGAAGGATTCCAGCTTTTCCTAACAAGAATGAAATGTCCCCTGCAGGAATAGCGTTCCTTTCACGTTGCTTAATTCAAGATCCTAACAAGAGATCCAGTGCTGTAGAATTATTAATGGATCCATGGATAATTGAGATTAGAAATATTGCATTTGGGGATGATGCGCAAGAATTATCTGAAGAACGCGCAGTAAAGACTGAGTAG